The Methylobacterium currus genome contains a region encoding:
- a CDS encoding TetR/AcrR family transcriptional regulator, giving the protein MAEREGGPRPGGRSARVQASVHRATRDLLARLDRAEVTIPLIAAEAGVTPSTIYRRWGELNELLADVAVERLRPDMVPVETGSGIGDLLAWAEQYAEEMASSLGREMIRDVLAAEGEAGPRRCCGYVRQQIAAIAERAASRNEAFPDIDTILDRVVAPIVYRILFDEALGAERVGGLVEAAFVAA; this is encoded by the coding sequence ATGGCGGAGAGGGAGGGAGGGCCGCGTCCGGGCGGGCGCAGCGCGCGGGTCCAGGCTTCGGTGCATCGCGCCACACGGGATCTCCTCGCCCGGCTCGACCGCGCCGAGGTGACGATCCCGCTGATCGCCGCCGAGGCCGGCGTCACGCCCTCGACGATCTACCGGCGCTGGGGCGAGCTGAACGAGCTTCTGGCCGACGTCGCGGTCGAGCGGCTTCGGCCGGACATGGTGCCGGTCGAGACGGGCAGCGGAATCGGCGACCTCCTGGCCTGGGCCGAGCAATATGCCGAGGAGATGGCCTCCAGCCTCGGCCGCGAGATGATCCGCGACGTGCTGGCGGCCGAGGGCGAGGCTGGCCCGCGGCGCTGCTGCGGCTATGTCAGGCAGCAGATCGCCGCCATCGCGGAGCGCGCCGCATCCCGCAACGAGGCGTTTCCGGACATCGACACGATTCTCGACCGGGTCGTCGCGCCGATCGTCTACCGCATCCTGTTCGACGAGGCGCTGGGGGCGGAGCGGGTGGGAGGGCTGGTGGAGGCGGCGTTCGTGGCCGCCTGA
- a CDS encoding cytochrome b: MSRSGQGFHYDRLQRGFHWLMAALIVIALGLGIYAAWQVPGTSPRRELLDIHKSLGLTVLLLLPLRFVYRLVAGEPAYRSAPSRSAHLAATLAHLTLYALMVLLPVSGYVYSAAGGYGLPWFGVFSFPRLVPVDKALSQAGYGAHYWIAWGFGILLGLHLLAVAWHAWIRRDEVVGRMWPRRVAGG, from the coding sequence ATGTCCCGGTCCGGCCAGGGTTTTCATTATGACCGCCTCCAGCGCGGCTTCCACTGGCTGATGGCGGCCCTGATCGTCATCGCGCTCGGCCTCGGCATCTACGCCGCCTGGCAGGTGCCCGGCACCTCGCCGCGGCGCGAGCTGCTCGACATCCACAAGTCGCTCGGCCTGACGGTGCTGCTGCTCCTGCCCCTGCGCTTCGTCTACCGGCTCGTCGCCGGCGAGCCGGCCTACCGCTCAGCCCCCTCCCGGAGCGCCCATCTCGCCGCGACCCTGGCGCATCTGACGCTCTACGCCCTGATGGTGCTCCTGCCCGTCAGCGGCTACGTCTACTCGGCGGCGGGCGGCTACGGCCTGCCCTGGTTCGGGGTTTTTTCCTTCCCGCGCCTCGTCCCGGTCGACAAGGCGCTGTCGCAGGCGGGCTACGGCGCCCATTACTGGATCGCCTGGGGCTTCGGGATCCTGCTCGGCCTGCACCTGCTGGCGGTCGCCTGGCACGCCTGGATCCGCCGCGACGAGGTGGTGGGGCGGATGTGGCCGCGGCGGGTGGCCGGGGGTTGA
- the radA gene encoding DNA repair protein RadA produces MAKNHQTFACQSCGAVYNRWRGRCEACNGWNTIVEETGAASPVSGPVATRPSRARGRIFPLEGLTGEVKEAPRTSSGIAELDRVTGGGFVRGSVILLGGDPGIGKSTLLMQASAALAKRGERVAYISGEEAVGQVRLRAERLGLSGAPVELAAETNVEDIIATLSQGRPPALAIIDSIQTMWTETVESAPGTVTQVRGSAQSLIRFAKTSGTAVILVGHVTKDGQIAGPRVVEHMVDAVASFEGDQGHHFRILRAVKNRFGPTDEIGVFEMTDGGLSEVPNPSALFLAGRDLAAPGTAVFAGMEGTRPLLVEIQALVAPSALGMPRRAVVGWDPNRLSMVLAVLEAHGGIRLGGHDVYLNVAGGLRISEPAADLAVAAALVSSLSGAALPSDAVYFGEVGLSGAIRPVAQAPARLKEAQKLGFAKALMPQGREGSGRDGSEKGFPAESLRHIADLVAGVAANGKPARGGRRQPQRMPAYDDEDM; encoded by the coding sequence ATGGCGAAGAACCACCAGACCTTCGCCTGCCAGTCCTGCGGCGCGGTCTACAACCGCTGGCGCGGGCGCTGCGAGGCCTGCAACGGCTGGAACACGATCGTCGAGGAGACCGGCGCGGCGAGCCCCGTCTCCGGCCCGGTCGCGACGCGGCCGAGCCGGGCCCGGGGCCGGATCTTTCCACTCGAAGGGCTAACGGGCGAGGTCAAGGAGGCGCCGCGCACCTCGTCCGGCATCGCCGAGCTCGACCGGGTGACCGGCGGCGGCTTCGTGCGCGGCTCGGTGATCCTGCTCGGGGGCGATCCCGGGATCGGCAAGTCGACGCTGCTGATGCAGGCCTCCGCCGCCCTGGCGAAGCGGGGCGAGCGCGTCGCCTACATCTCGGGCGAGGAGGCGGTGGGCCAGGTGCGCCTGCGGGCCGAGCGGCTCGGCCTGTCGGGCGCCCCCGTGGAGCTTGCCGCCGAGACCAATGTCGAGGACATCATCGCCACCCTGAGCCAGGGCCGTCCGCCGGCGCTCGCGATCATCGATTCGATCCAGACGATGTGGACCGAGACGGTGGAATCGGCCCCCGGCACGGTGACGCAGGTCCGCGGCTCGGCCCAGAGCCTGATCCGCTTCGCCAAGACCTCCGGCACCGCCGTCATCCTGGTCGGTCACGTCACCAAGGACGGGCAGATCGCCGGCCCCCGCGTGGTCGAGCACATGGTCGACGCGGTGGCCTCGTTCGAGGGCGACCAGGGCCACCATTTCCGCATCCTGCGCGCGGTGAAGAACCGTTTCGGCCCGACCGACGAGATCGGGGTGTTCGAGATGACCGACGGGGGCCTCTCGGAGGTGCCGAACCCCTCGGCCCTGTTCCTCGCCGGGCGCGACCTCGCGGCGCCGGGCACCGCGGTCTTCGCCGGGATGGAGGGCACGCGGCCCCTCCTCGTCGAGATCCAGGCCCTGGTGGCGCCCTCGGCGCTGGGCATGCCGCGCCGCGCCGTGGTCGGCTGGGATCCCAACCGCCTGTCGATGGTGCTGGCGGTGCTGGAGGCCCATGGCGGCATCCGGCTCGGGGGGCACGACGTCTACCTCAACGTGGCCGGGGGCCTGCGCATCAGCGAGCCCGCCGCCGACCTCGCGGTGGCGGCGGCCCTGGTCTCCTCGCTCTCGGGCGCGGCGCTCCCGTCGGACGCGGTGTATTTCGGCGAGGTCGGCCTGTCGGGGGCGATCCGCCCGGTGGCGCAGGCGCCGGCGCGGCTGAAGGAGGCGCAGAAGCTCGGCTTCGCCAAGGCGCTGATGCCCCAAGGTCGAGAAGGAAGCGGCCGCGACGGGTCCGAGAAGGGGTTTCCGGCCGAATCCCTGCGCCACATCGCCGATCTGGTGGCGGGTGTCGCCGCCAACGGCAAGCCGGCCCGCGGCGGGCGGCGCCAACCGCAGCGGATGCCGGCCTACGACGACGAGGACATGTGA
- a CDS encoding CvpA family protein, whose protein sequence is MPFSVLDLVVLGVVVISALLAAVRGFTREVLAIVAWVAAAGLAWYLHPLLLPTVKQHVSSDTVSLVVSIAAIFLVTLLVVSVITVKISDLILDSRIGAVDRSLGLAFGAARGFLICVIGWVFLAWLVQGKVPDWAQQARSREILENSGQKLVAMLPDNPEGLLKQFRKPKPETDPGTDAPAEADAPPQRRTDASPRR, encoded by the coding sequence ATGCCGTTCTCCGTTCTCGATCTCGTCGTGCTGGGTGTCGTCGTCATCTCCGCGTTGCTCGCGGCGGTGCGGGGCTTCACCCGCGAGGTGCTGGCGATCGTGGCCTGGGTCGCGGCGGCCGGCCTCGCCTGGTACCTGCACCCGCTGCTGCTGCCGACCGTGAAGCAGCACGTCTCCAGCGACACCGTCTCGCTGGTGGTCTCGATCGCCGCGATCTTCCTCGTGACCCTCCTGGTGGTCTCGGTGATCACCGTGAAGATCTCGGATCTGATCCTCGATTCGCGCATCGGCGCGGTCGACCGCAGCCTCGGCCTCGCCTTCGGGGCGGCCCGCGGCTTCCTGATCTGCGTGATCGGCTGGGTGTTCCTCGCCTGGCTGGTCCAGGGCAAGGTGCCGGACTGGGCCCAGCAGGCCCGCAGCCGCGAGATCCTGGAGAATAGCGGCCAGAAGCTCGTGGCGATGCTGCCGGACAACCCGGAAGGCCTGCTCAAGCAGTTCCGCAAGCCCAAGCCCGAGACCGATCCCGGCACCGATGCCCCGGCGGAGGCCGACGCCCCGCCCCAGCGCCGGACCGACGCCAGCCCGCGCCGCTGA
- the purF gene encoding amidophosphoribosyltransferase: MSARSETFRGAPGASEAFGGDLDLDGDTLREECGVFGIYGHPDAAAIVALGLHALQHRGQEAAGIVSFDGRVFHSERRMGLVGDSFSDLATIERLKGETAIGHVRYSTTGETILRNVQPLFAELETGGLSVAHNGNLTNGLLLRRQLVRDGAICQSTSDTEAILHLVARSRHVRIVDRVMDALRQIEGAYALVMMTNKKLIGARDPLGIRPLVLGELDGRYILASETCALDIIGARFVRDVENGEMVVISEEGIESIRFARAQPLRPCIFEYIYFARPDSIVNGKNVYTVRKNIGLELAKESPAEADIVIPVPDSGVPAALGYAQQTGLPYELGIIRNHYVGRTFIQPTQSVRELGVRMKHSANRAAVEGKRIVLVDDSLVRGTTSVKIVRMMREAGAREVHFRIASPPITHPDFYGIDTPEKEKLLAATHDLESMRQYIGADSLAFLSIAGLYRAMGEESRDAACPQYTDHCFTGDYPTPLTDLAVASPRRMAILAEAD, encoded by the coding sequence ATGTCAGCACGCAGCGAAACCTTCCGGGGTGCCCCCGGGGCGAGCGAAGCGTTCGGCGGCGATCTCGACCTCGACGGCGATACCCTGCGCGAGGAGTGCGGCGTCTTCGGCATCTACGGCCATCCGGATGCCGCCGCGATCGTGGCGCTCGGCCTCCACGCCCTGCAGCATCGGGGCCAGGAGGCGGCCGGCATCGTGTCGTTCGACGGAAGGGTGTTCCATTCCGAGCGCCGCATGGGCCTCGTCGGCGACTCGTTCTCCGACCTCGCCACGATCGAGCGCCTGAAGGGCGAGACGGCGATCGGCCACGTCCGCTACTCGACCACCGGCGAGACGATCCTGCGCAACGTGCAGCCGCTCTTCGCCGAGCTGGAGACCGGCGGCCTCTCGGTCGCCCATAACGGCAACCTGACCAACGGCCTCCTGCTGCGCCGCCAGCTCGTGCGCGACGGCGCGATCTGCCAGTCGACCTCCGACACGGAAGCGATCCTCCACCTCGTCGCCCGCTCGCGCCACGTGCGCATCGTCGACCGGGTGATGGACGCCTTGCGCCAGATCGAGGGCGCCTACGCCCTCGTGATGATGACGAACAAGAAGCTGATCGGCGCCCGCGATCCCCTCGGCATCCGCCCGCTGGTGCTGGGCGAGCTCGACGGCCGCTACATCCTGGCCTCCGAGACCTGCGCCCTCGACATCATCGGCGCCCGCTTCGTGCGCGACGTCGAGAACGGCGAGATGGTGGTGATCTCGGAAGAGGGCATCGAATCGATCCGCTTCGCCCGGGCGCAACCGCTCCGTCCCTGCATCTTCGAGTACATCTACTTCGCCCGTCCCGATTCGATCGTGAACGGCAAGAACGTCTATACGGTGCGCAAGAATATCGGCCTCGAACTGGCGAAGGAATCGCCGGCGGAGGCCGACATCGTCATCCCGGTGCCGGATTCCGGCGTGCCGGCGGCGCTCGGCTACGCGCAGCAGACCGGGCTGCCCTACGAGCTCGGCATCATCCGCAACCACTATGTCGGCCGCACCTTCATCCAGCCGACCCAGTCGGTGCGCGAGCTCGGCGTGCGGATGAAGCACTCGGCCAACCGCGCCGCGGTCGAGGGCAAGCGCATCGTCCTCGTCGACGACAGCCTGGTGCGCGGCACCACCTCGGTGAAGATCGTCCGGATGATGCGCGAGGCCGGTGCCCGCGAGGTGCATTTCCGCATCGCCTCGCCGCCGATCACCCATCCCGACTTCTACGGCATCGACACGCCGGAGAAGGAGAAGCTGCTCGCCGCGACCCACGACCTCGAGAGCATGCGCCAGTATATCGGCGCCGATTCCCTCGCCTTCCTGTCGATCGCCGGGCTCTACCGGGCGATGGGCGAGGAGAGCCGCGACGCCGCCTGCCCGCAATACACCGATCACTGCTTCACCGGCGACTACCCGACGCCGCTGACCGACCTCGCGGTCGCCTCGCCGCGCCGGATGGCGATCCTCGCCGAGGCCGATTGA
- a CDS encoding SDR family NAD(P)-dependent oxidoreductase, giving the protein MSDSPPSPPLSHKPLADRIAVVTGASRGIGRAASLALAAAGAHVIAVARTQGALEDLDDAVRASGGSATLVPLDLCDYDAIDRLGAAIHERWGRLDVLVGNAGVLGKLMPLGHVDPKVWASVMDVNVTANWRLIRSLDPLLRRSDAGRAVFVTSGAASSCRAYWGPYAVSKAALEALVRTYAAETASTPVRAMLLNPGPLRTAMRKAAMPGEDPETLRTPEDLAPHILRLVSPDWTESGTIYDFPTGRVLTPQKPA; this is encoded by the coding sequence ATGTCCGATAGCCCTCCCTCCCCGCCCCTCTCCCACAAGCCTCTCGCGGACCGCATCGCGGTCGTCACCGGGGCCTCGCGCGGCATCGGCCGCGCGGCCTCCCTGGCGCTCGCCGCGGCCGGCGCCCACGTGATCGCGGTCGCCCGCACACAGGGCGCGCTCGAGGACCTCGACGATGCCGTGCGGGCGTCGGGCGGCTCCGCCACCCTCGTCCCCCTCGACCTGTGCGACTACGACGCCATCGACCGCCTCGGCGCCGCCATCCACGAACGCTGGGGCCGGCTCGACGTGCTCGTCGGCAATGCCGGCGTGCTCGGCAAGCTGATGCCGCTCGGCCATGTCGACCCGAAGGTCTGGGCCAGCGTGATGGACGTCAACGTCACGGCGAACTGGCGCCTGATCCGCTCCCTCGACCCGCTGCTGCGGCGCTCGGATGCGGGGCGGGCGGTGTTCGTCACCTCGGGCGCGGCCTCGTCGTGCCGGGCCTATTGGGGACCCTACGCGGTGTCGAAGGCGGCGCTGGAAGCGCTGGTGCGCACCTACGCGGCCGAGACCGCCTCGACGCCGGTGCGCGCGATGCTGCTCAATCCCGGGCCGTTGCGCACCGCGATGCGCAAGGCCGCGATGCCGGGCGAGGACCCGGAGACCCTGCGCACGCCCGAGGATCTGGCGCCCCACATCCTGCGCCTGGTGAGCCCGGACTGGACCGAGAGCGGGACGATCTACGACTTCCCGACCGGGCGCGTACTGACGCCGCAGAAGCCGGCCTGA
- a CDS encoding EAL domain-containing protein, translating into MTASIDVMYRLLVQGVTDHAIFMLDPHGIVVNWNTGAERAKQFTGDEMVGRHFSCLYRPEDRAAGLPEAGLRQARESGRFQTEGWRIRRDGTAFWADVVIDAIRDEGGGLVGFAKVTRDRSDRRMQELQLLEAKETAERHRDALAATSTFLDSVVATMPSIVVVQDAGTGLIRLANRQAELLLCGCAGELVGRPAGAVLPDALAALLRTALAAAGMPAAAAGTPAAAAGTPAALTCEAPVPTAWGSRRLRMRALAIGGRGEAPLHGLLIAEDISEEHAASVRIHHLAHYDGLTGLPNRALFRQRLGAALAATPSDAAAGTCTAVLRLDLDDLKRINDTLGQPVGDQLLCALAGRLRDALRPGDTLARLGGGEFAAVAPHLATEAEAEALADRLIEAAGAPVEIEGHRIETGLSIGIALAPIDADSADALLRCGDLALSEGKRAGRGRPQRFHGTFAASARYRRLIETDLRGAVARRELGLHYQPIVRAEDGETIGYEALLRWQHPVHGPIPPLDFIPIAEETGLIHEIGAFVLHEACREASRWTSGRRVAVNLSPVQFRSPALAARVASALAASGLPAGRLELEITESVLLDASSNNLALLEQMKQLGVRIALDDFGTGYSSLSYLCAFRFDKIKIDRSFVREICDSREALAVVRAIAGLSRSLGIATTAEGVETPEQAACLRREGCTQLQGYLYGRPMPAKALPERRAAQGAVLSTGS; encoded by the coding sequence GTGACTGCAAGCATCGACGTCATGTACCGGCTGCTCGTCCAGGGCGTGACCGATCACGCGATCTTCATGCTCGATCCGCATGGGATCGTCGTGAACTGGAACACGGGGGCGGAGCGGGCCAAGCAGTTCACCGGCGACGAGATGGTGGGTCGGCACTTCTCCTGCCTGTACAGGCCGGAGGACCGGGCGGCGGGGCTGCCGGAGGCCGGCCTGCGCCAGGCCCGCGAATCCGGCCGCTTCCAGACCGAAGGCTGGCGCATCCGCCGCGACGGCACCGCGTTCTGGGCGGACGTCGTCATCGACGCGATCCGCGACGAGGGTGGCGGCCTCGTCGGCTTCGCCAAGGTCACCCGCGACCGCAGCGACCGGCGGATGCAGGAGCTGCAGCTTCTGGAAGCCAAGGAGACCGCCGAGCGCCACCGCGACGCACTGGCCGCGACCTCGACCTTCCTCGACAGCGTGGTCGCAACCATGCCGTCGATCGTCGTGGTGCAGGACGCCGGCACCGGGCTGATCCGGCTCGCCAACCGGCAGGCGGAATTGCTGCTCTGCGGCTGCGCCGGCGAGCTGGTCGGCCGGCCGGCAGGCGCGGTCCTGCCGGACGCTCTCGCGGCGCTCCTGAGGACCGCTCTCGCGGCGGCCGGAATGCCGGCCGCGGCGGCCGGAACGCCAGCCGCGGCGGCCGGAACGCCGGCCGCCCTCACCTGCGAGGCGCCGGTCCCGACCGCCTGGGGCTCGCGCAGGCTCCGGATGCGCGCCCTGGCGATCGGCGGGCGAGGCGAGGCGCCGCTCCACGGCCTGCTCATCGCCGAGGACATCAGCGAGGAGCACGCCGCGAGCGTGCGGATCCACCACCTCGCCCATTACGACGGGCTGACCGGCCTTCCCAACCGCGCGCTCTTCCGGCAGCGGCTCGGCGCGGCCCTGGCCGCCACGCCCTCCGACGCCGCGGCGGGGACCTGCACGGCGGTGCTGCGCCTCGACCTCGACGACCTCAAGCGCATCAACGACACCCTCGGCCAGCCGGTCGGCGACCAGCTGCTCTGCGCGCTCGCCGGACGCCTCCGGGACGCTCTGCGCCCGGGCGACACCCTGGCGCGCCTCGGCGGCGGCGAGTTCGCGGCCGTCGCTCCCCACCTCGCGACGGAGGCGGAGGCGGAGGCCCTGGCCGACCGGCTGATCGAGGCGGCCGGCGCGCCGGTCGAGATCGAGGGCCACCGCATCGAGACCGGCCTCAGCATCGGCATCGCCCTCGCGCCGATCGACGCCGACAGCGCCGACGCGCTCCTGCGCTGCGGCGACCTCGCGCTCTCCGAGGGAAAGCGCGCGGGGCGGGGCCGGCCCCAGCGCTTCCACGGCACGTTCGCGGCCTCGGCCCGCTACCGACGGCTGATCGAGACCGACCTGCGCGGGGCGGTCGCCCGGCGCGAACTCGGCCTGCATTACCAGCCGATCGTGCGGGCGGAGGACGGGGAGACCATCGGCTACGAGGCGCTGCTGCGCTGGCAGCATCCGGTGCATGGCCCGATCCCGCCGCTCGACTTCATCCCGATCGCCGAGGAGACCGGGCTGATCCACGAGATCGGCGCCTTCGTGCTGCACGAGGCCTGCCGGGAGGCGAGCCGCTGGACGAGCGGCCGCCGCGTCGCCGTCAACCTGTCGCCGGTGCAGTTCCGCAGCCCGGCGCTCGCCGCCCGGGTGGCCTCGGCGCTCGCCGCCTCCGGCCTGCCCGCCGGCCGGCTCGAGCTGGAGATCACCGAGTCGGTTTTGCTCGACGCCTCGTCGAACAACCTCGCGCTCCTGGAGCAGATGAAGCAGCTCGGCGTCCGGATCGCCCTCGACGATTTCGGCACCGGCTATTCCAGCTTGAGCTACCTGTGCGCGTTCCGGTTCGACAAGATCAAGATCGACCGGTCCTTCGTGCGCGAGATCTGCGACAGCCGCGAGGCCCTGGCGGTGGTGCGGGCGATCGCCGGGCTCAGCCGCAGCCTCGGCATCGCCACCACGGCGGAGGGCGTCGAGACCCCCGAGCAGGCCGCCTGCCTGCGCCGCGAGGGCTGCACCCAGCTCCAGGGCTATCTCTACGGCCGGCCGATGCCCGCGAAGGCCCTGCCGGAGCGCCGGGCGGCGCAGGGGGCGGTCCTGTCGACCGGATCGTGA
- a CDS encoding dihydrofolate reductase, whose protein sequence is MIDVRAMCAIGQRGQLGLHGRLPWEGNTDPLYVEDVTRFFAVTQGHVLIAGPKTIEAVPDFAYQDRTIAIIRSHEDPRAVLARYPGRRIYVGGGIAVWNVYAPFIQQWDITRLPYDGEADRWFDPAWLVGRGRD, encoded by the coding sequence ATGATCGACGTGCGGGCGATGTGCGCCATCGGGCAGCGGGGCCAGCTCGGCCTCCACGGGCGGCTGCCCTGGGAGGGCAACACCGACCCGCTCTACGTCGAGGACGTGACGCGCTTCTTCGCCGTGACGCAGGGCCACGTGCTGATCGCCGGGCCGAAGACCATCGAGGCGGTGCCGGACTTCGCCTACCAGGACCGCACCATCGCCATCATCCGCTCGCACGAGGACCCGCGGGCGGTGCTGGCGCGCTACCCCGGCCGGCGCATCTATGTCGGGGGCGGCATTGCGGTCTGGAACGTCTACGCGCCCTTCATCCAGCAATGGGACATCACCCGCCTGCCCTATGACGGCGAGGCGGACCGCTGGTTCGATCCGGCCTGGCTGGTGGGGCGGGGGCGGGATTGA
- a CDS encoding NmrA/HSCARG family protein: MTILVTGATGTIGRHVVQHLAKAGADIRALVRDPAKADLPAGVAVAKGDLLDIDAMRGALSGVSTLFLLNAVVPDEFTQALVALNLAREAGIRRVVYLSVIHSELYVNVPHFAGKFGVERMIEAMGFEATILRPAYFIDNDRTVVDVVRQHGVYPMPLGHKGLAMVDARDIGAVAALELIRREGTAGPLTRLNLVGPETLTGPAVAAIWSEVLGRPVTYGGDDTAGFEQNLRSVMPPWMAFDMRLMSERFQTDGMIPEAGDRERLTAMLGRPLHAYREFAAGLGAGAR; this comes from the coding sequence ATGACGATCCTGGTCACCGGCGCCACCGGCACGATCGGCCGCCACGTGGTCCAGCACCTCGCGAAGGCCGGCGCCGACATCCGCGCCCTCGTCCGTGATCCCGCCAAGGCGGACCTTCCGGCGGGCGTCGCGGTCGCAAAGGGCGACCTCCTCGACATCGACGCGATGCGCGGCGCGCTCTCGGGCGTCTCCACCTTGTTCCTGCTCAACGCGGTGGTGCCCGACGAATTCACGCAGGCCTTGGTCGCCCTCAACCTCGCCCGCGAGGCGGGAATCCGGCGGGTGGTCTACCTGTCGGTGATCCACAGCGAACTCTACGTGAACGTGCCGCACTTCGCCGGCAAGTTCGGCGTCGAGCGGATGATCGAGGCGATGGGGTTCGAGGCGACCATCCTGCGCCCGGCCTACTTCATCGACAACGACCGCACCGTCGTCGACGTGGTGCGCCAGCACGGCGTCTACCCGATGCCGCTCGGACACAAGGGGCTGGCGATGGTCGATGCGCGCGACATCGGCGCGGTCGCGGCCCTGGAGCTGATCCGGCGCGAAGGGACCGCGGGACCTCTCACGCGCCTCAACCTCGTCGGGCCCGAGACGCTGACCGGGCCGGCCGTCGCGGCCATCTGGTCGGAGGTGCTGGGCCGCCCGGTCACCTATGGGGGCGACGACACGGCCGGGTTCGAGCAGAACCTGCGGAGCGTCATGCCGCCCTGGATGGCCTTCGACATGCGCCTGATGAGCGAGCGCTTCCAGACCGACGGGATGATCCCGGAGGCGGGCGACCGCGAGCGCCTGACCGCGATGCTCGGGCGCCCGTTGCACGCCTACCGCGAGTTCGCGGCCGGCCTCGGAGCCGGAGCGCGCTGA
- a CDS encoding LysR family transcriptional regulator, with product MDLLALADFTLVARHGGFGRAARATGRPKATLSRRVAELEASLALRLFERGARMLTLTEEGRALHERAGALLAELDETAAAIAAGGASARGRLRISAPLLFSQIAMGKVAAGFALKYPEVRLAVTTEDRAVDMVEEGYDLVIRVNPDPDEALVGRVFLRDRMVVVAGPGLARPAEGGCVPAVVRNVEDRAVWALMDGASLAVAPVLALSSLVMIRDAVRTGIGAARLPVSLVAHDLAAGRLVSWGDVAGSQIALWALHPSQRLLSARVSAFLEHLRETFPTGEPEELAAYMAG from the coding sequence ATGGACCTGCTCGCCCTCGCCGACTTCACCCTGGTTGCCCGCCATGGCGGGTTCGGGCGCGCCGCCCGCGCGACGGGCCGGCCGAAGGCGACCCTGTCGCGCCGGGTTGCGGAGCTGGAGGCCAGCCTGGCCTTGCGCCTGTTCGAGCGCGGCGCGCGGATGCTGACGCTGACCGAGGAGGGACGGGCGCTCCACGAGCGGGCCGGCGCGCTGCTGGCCGAGCTCGACGAGACCGCGGCGGCGATCGCCGCGGGCGGGGCCAGCGCCCGCGGCCGGCTGCGGATCAGCGCGCCGCTGCTCTTCTCGCAGATCGCCATGGGCAAGGTCGCGGCGGGCTTCGCGCTGAAATACCCGGAGGTGCGCCTCGCGGTGACGACGGAGGACCGGGCCGTCGACATGGTCGAGGAGGGCTACGACCTGGTGATCCGGGTCAACCCGGACCCGGACGAGGCCCTGGTCGGGCGGGTCTTCCTGCGCGACCGGATGGTGGTCGTGGCGGGCCCAGGCCTCGCCCGCCCGGCGGAGGGGGGATGCGTTCCGGCGGTGGTGCGGAATGTGGAGGACCGGGCGGTCTGGGCCCTGATGGACGGAGCGAGCCTCGCCGTCGCACCGGTGCTGGCCCTGTCCTCCCTCGTGATGATCCGCGATGCGGTCCGCACCGGCATCGGCGCCGCGCGCCTGCCGGTCTCCCTGGTCGCCCACGACCTTGCCGCCGGCCGGCTGGTCTCCTGGGGCGACGTGGCGGGGTCGCAGATCGCCCTGTGGGCACTCCACCCGTCCCAGCGGCTCCTCAGCGCCCGCGTCTCCGCCTTCCTGGAGCACCTGCGCGAGACGTTCCCGACCGGCGAGCCGGAGGAGCTGGCGGCCTACATGGCCGGGTGA